In Desulfosporosinus youngiae DSM 17734, the genomic stretch CTCTGCACCAGTCAATTGATTTTTTCGAAAACCTTCCCGTCTTGATTGAAGATAACAATAAAATCTCTGATAGTAAAATATGGCTTGATAATTTGGATGCGCTGGAAGTTTGGCTGCTTGACAGTGTGACTTCAAATTCTGTTCCGCGGGAGATGGCAAATATCATCAGGAGCTTTGCCAGACATCCCAATGAGGGTATCAATGGATATCTGGCAAGAAGCTTGGATAAGTATGGTATTTCAAAAAATATACGCCTTACTTCACGTCATAAAGGGCCGGAATATTGCGGATTGTTTGGCAATGACCAGTCTGCCTTGCGCATCATTGAAACTGGAACTCTGCAGGAGAATATCAGTCTTGGAGATGTACTCTATTTATTGCATGTGATGCAGATGTACGACTCCAGTGAAGGGATCCGCCACTTTACGGCAGCAATTAAGCTTTTATATTCGATTCGCATGAAACGTCAACGTCGCAATATTATGATGCTTGATAAATCAGAAAAGACAGAAGGGACAAAAAAAATTAAGGATGACTATTACAGGCAGATGGCCAATCTCTTGAACGGTCTTATATATAATCCTGCGCAAAAGCTTACATATGATGGTCTTGAAAGCACAATGATAAACATTGATGCATCTAACGTAACTTTAGTAGTGGAAGAAGGAAGCAGGACTATTAAATCGTTGCTTGATGCGGAAGTAAATAAATCGGATAATCTTGAGACCGGAGCAATGAGTCTTGCCCAGGCAGTATGGCTGAGCTTTTTTGTGACGACATTTGGCAGAATCAAATCCAGAGACCTGCATATGCATACGCTAAACGAACCCTATCTCAAAATGCGGCTTCAGCCGCTTGATATTGATAAAAATAAAGAAAATAAAGAAGGAAGTCCTTTATATGTCTCGTTTAACTGGATGGCTTTCGTCCATAATCTGCTGGATCCGGAAAAAACGATTAGCCGTATGTTGTGGCAGGTAACCATACCTGCCGGTCAAGCCGCAGATAAAAAAAGTGAACTGATAACTTGCTATAAAAGTCTTCGCAGCAAGCTGTTTGCCGGCATCTTGCATTTTGAGAGCGTCGAGATATTGGATGCTCTTGCCGCCACAATGATAAGCGAAAAATATATCATTGAAAGGTCCTCTGTAGGAACTATAGGAAAACTCAAAGGGTATTTTAATTTCTCCCGGGCTGTAATGAATGCCTATGGCAAGATACTCGAAAGAACGGCATTGTTTAATAGTGTACCGGATGAGATGATCGGCAAAAGGAAGAAAGAACTTACTCAATACCTGAAATGTATTTTAAGTCTCGAGCATGTCAAAATGTACAATGAGAACACAGACGAAAAACGCCCCTTTGATTGGTTATTGCAAGGTCGGGAGTGAGGGAATGGAACAAACTTTTGCTTATGGGCTCTCAATATTGTTGCGGCGCATGTCGATTTGTGAAGTCATGAATAATTCCCGGTTGACGGAGACAGGTCATTCCAGACAACCGAGCTATTTAAGTCTGTGTGATCGTCAAAGTTTTAGAGTCGCCTTCTTGAATGAATTCAGACAATACTCCGAAAACGAAGCGGACAACATTTATAGCCGTCTGGCCAATGAGGTGAAAGAACTGCGCTGGGGAAAGTGCGGGATCTATTCTCTGATCCGGTTAGTTGCCAACAGCGCACTGCGTATGGACGGTGCATCCGCTTGTTGTGCCCACGATAAGATGGTACATTGGCGTAATGCAGTCCATCAGATCGGCCAATCGGTGTTTATTTGTGCCTATCTTGCCGACCAGGACCTGCAAAATCGCTTTCAAAGGAACAATTTTGCCTTCAGTCCCTACGCTAAAACCGATAATCTCCGCTTGCGCAATATGTTAACTCAAGGAATCGCGGAAAACCATTTCCATTTAAAGGGTTCGGCTCCGGCCTTTTTGCTGTCGTGGGTTTGTCTGATGAACCATATTGACAAAAGGAATAACAAAGAGGGTTTCAAAAATGAAAAAATGAAGCGGCTTTTTTATCCGGTGCCTTCAGGAGATGAAGCTCTGGAATTACATGATTTCGTTTGTTTGGCTGCGGAAATACGGTTATTCCTTTGGAGGCGCTTAAGGGGAATCGGAAGTAAAAGTATTGATGAGGAAAAAACAAATATAAGTCGATGGACGAACCCAAAAGGGCTATTGCCTCCGGTGGCAGATTTACAGCGCAGAATAGATGTTGAACGCATGCTCAACTTGGGATCCTTGGATTATATAACTGATACTGTGAAAAATGCTGAATCCGACGATGCGTATGCACCGATTGCAGGTGAACACCGCTTTCTATATCTGATGTTCCGGGCTATTTATGACAAAGATGGGGAGATCAAACCTTATTTGGATTGGTTTTATACGTATTTGCTGGTTTTCATCCGTATGAGAGGAGAACTGGTTCAATGCAATCACGCTGTGGGGTTCCATAATTTTATGCTCTACCAGGATCGGAAGGAAATTTTTCTGGAAAAGTACCCGGAATATGCTGAAGCATTAGTGCGTCTGGCTTTTTCGTCAGCCTTAGAAAACAAATCGGTCAAGAACTTAGAGGTTCGGATTACGCCAAAGGAATCTCCTGCCCAATTGCATAAGTCATTGACAAACTACCAAAAATGTATCCCGGTTGCAGCAAGTGAATCAAAGGGCGAAAGGTATATCAAGCGTATTTTAGCTGCCGGGAAACCTGCCGGTGATTCGGTCTATGATGAACGGGCTTATTTTGTATTGCACTTAGTTAAAGAAGGGGACGAACGGTGTAAGAAGGACATGATGATGGAGATCATGAAATGCCGCCACTATTATTTCCGATCTTATAAGGTGCAGCCTCAGATCCGAAGCATTGTAGAGTTGTTTCAACGCAATGACCCAATGGTGCGCAGGGTTTACGGGATAGATGCCTGCAACCAGGAAATTGGCTGCCGGCCGGAAGTGTTTGCTCCGGAGTTCAGATATGCGCGTGCGGCGGCCTGTCAAAGGGACGGGTTTCCCCGTTCGAATAGATCTTTGCCGGTTTTACGTATAACCTTTCATGTGGGAGAAGACTTTCTGGATATTGCCGATGGGCTGAGGGCAATTGATGAGGCTGTTCGTTTTCTTGAGCTGCGGCACGGTGATCGCTTAGGACATGCTTTAGCCTTGGGAATTGGTGTAACTGAGTGGTACCGGTTTAAAAATAAAAAACTATATCTGCCGCGTCAGGACATCTTGGACAATTGTGTATGGATGTATAAACAACTGGAAAGCTATGATATCGGTAATCAGAGCATCCGAAGTCAATTGGTTGAGATGTATCACCGGCAGATGAATCACATTTACTATAAAAATATTCCCGGATCTGAGCGGGAAATTTCCATTGACACATATTTTGAGGCGTGGCTTTTGCGGGGGGATCGTCCGGAATATTACTTACATGGTTTCGAGGGTGATGCAACTCAATCGATGTTGAAAGACAATAGGGCGGAAAATTTGCATACCTCGCCTTATTGTCGGCTGGTTCGGGAGAGTAATCCCAGGGCAAGACAATTGATGCATTACTACCATTACAATTGGGGGGTAAAAACAGACGGGAATAAAATTGATGAGTTTGATGTGACTGAGGACTACATGAGTGCGGTAATATCCATCCAGGCCGAGATGCAGAAGGAGATTGCCCGACTGGGGATTGCGATTGAAACTAACCCTTCCTCTAATTATCTGATAAGTACTTATAAACGATATGATAAGCATCCGATTTTAGAGTTGAATGATGCAGGCTTGAGAAACAATGAAAAATGCGCTCAAATATTTGTCTCCATCAATACCGATGATCAGGGTGTTTTTGATACGGATCTGGAGAATGAATATGCCTTGATGGCCTGTGCCTTGGAAAACGCCAGGGACGACCGAGGACAGTTAGTGTTCAAGTCTTCTCAAGTGTATCAATGGCTGAATCAAGTGCGCATTATGGGTATGGAACAAAGTTTCAGACAACAACAAATAAACCTTGGAGGAAGTGACTATGGGCAGTGAGCTTACGCAGGAAATACTGGATGGTTTAAGAGTGGGAAAAGCTGGGGCGGCATACTTCTATCCTAAGGATCGACGACTACAGATTATTGAGCTGAGAAATAAATCACTACTGGACGAACTCAAAGAATACGAACAATCCATATGGGATTTAACAATTGAAAAGTTCCAGGTTGATAACAAGGTGTTTAAGCAAATTGCTGCACTAAATAGCATAAAAAAATTAACAATAATCGGTCTAAACCAACAACAGCCTTCTGCATCGGGTTTTAAGGAATTGAGCCGGCTTCCCGGACTTTCCTCCATTGCCATTAAAGATATACAACGGATTAGTGCCAGTTGGTTTAAGTTAATCACAGGATTTAGAAAAAACGCCGGAATAATGGAATTAGAGATTAGCGGAGTTAGCGAACTAGAGAGGAAGGCAATCCCTGTTTTGGCCAAATTACCTAATTTGGAAAAACTGGTAGTGAGCCGAATTGAACTGGGGCCTGAGTTCTTTAAAACTTTGGTGAAGATGACAAGTTTAGAAACCTTGATCCTTGACGCTATTAGCAATGATCCGAATCTGGTAGACAGGATCAATCTTTCCCAGTTGAAAAAATTGACTACTCTAAACATCAATCATGTGCCGTTTCAAAGATTGCCTTCAGGCTTTAAGGATTTAATAAAACTGGAGCATTTAGACGTATCTTCCAGTAGATTTGAACGTTTTTTCGATGAAAATACAAATTCAGATGAACAGCAAGGTATAAAAAAGGTACTATCTAACCTGAAGTCTCTTAATCTCAGCTCCAGCAAAATATCTTCTCTACCAAAAATTTCATTCCCTAAGCTTGAAACCTTGAATATGTCCAATACTGTGATTAA encodes the following:
- a CDS encoding adenosine deaminase, giving the protein MEQTFAYGLSILLRRMSICEVMNNSRLTETGHSRQPSYLSLCDRQSFRVAFLNEFRQYSENEADNIYSRLANEVKELRWGKCGIYSLIRLVANSALRMDGASACCAHDKMVHWRNAVHQIGQSVFICAYLADQDLQNRFQRNNFAFSPYAKTDNLRLRNMLTQGIAENHFHLKGSAPAFLLSWVCLMNHIDKRNNKEGFKNEKMKRLFYPVPSGDEALELHDFVCLAAEIRLFLWRRLRGIGSKSIDEEKTNISRWTNPKGLLPPVADLQRRIDVERMLNLGSLDYITDTVKNAESDDAYAPIAGEHRFLYLMFRAIYDKDGEIKPYLDWFYTYLLVFIRMRGELVQCNHAVGFHNFMLYQDRKEIFLEKYPEYAEALVRLAFSSALENKSVKNLEVRITPKESPAQLHKSLTNYQKCIPVAASESKGERYIKRILAAGKPAGDSVYDERAYFVLHLVKEGDERCKKDMMMEIMKCRHYYFRSYKVQPQIRSIVELFQRNDPMVRRVYGIDACNQEIGCRPEVFAPEFRYARAAACQRDGFPRSNRSLPVLRITFHVGEDFLDIADGLRAIDEAVRFLELRHGDRLGHALALGIGVTEWYRFKNKKLYLPRQDILDNCVWMYKQLESYDIGNQSIRSQLVEMYHRQMNHIYYKNIPGSEREISIDTYFEAWLLRGDRPEYYLHGFEGDATQSMLKDNRAENLHTSPYCRLVRESNPRARQLMHYYHYNWGVKTDGNKIDEFDVTEDYMSAVISIQAEMQKEIARLGIAIETNPSSNYLISTYKRYDKHPILELNDAGLRNNEKCAQIFVSINTDDQGVFDTDLENEYALMACALENARDDRGQLVFKSSQVYQWLNQVRIMGMEQSFRQQQINLGGSDYGQ